The following are from one region of the Paenalkalicoccus suaedae genome:
- the ald gene encoding alanine dehydrogenase, protein MKIGVPREIKNNENRVALTPAGVMTLTQDGHQVVVETDAGLGSGFTNEDYTFAGASIGTSAAEVWQDSEMVMKVKEPLESEFAYFRPGLILFTYLHLAAEPALAKALTDNNVTAIAYETVEVNRTLPLLTPMSEVAGRMASQIGAQFLEKPKGGSGVLLSGIPGVSRGKVTVIGGGVVGTNAAKIAMGLGADVTIIDLSPDRLRQIDDMFGNAINTLMSNPLNIDYAVAQSDLLIGAVLIPGAKAPKLVTEEMIKKMKPGSVVVDVAIDQGGIIETVDRITTHDAPTYVKHDVVHYAVANMPGAVPRTSTIGLTNVTVPYALQIANLGVELAVERIPALLKGVNTANGFITYEAVARDLGYSYKPVEEALTITH, encoded by the coding sequence ATGAAGATTGGGGTACCTAGAGAAATTAAAAATAATGAGAATCGAGTGGCACTTACTCCAGCGGGGGTAATGACATTAACGCAGGACGGACACCAAGTTGTAGTTGAAACGGATGCTGGACTCGGTAGCGGTTTTACAAATGAAGATTATACTTTTGCTGGTGCATCCATCGGAACGAGTGCTGCTGAAGTGTGGCAGGACTCTGAGATGGTTATGAAGGTAAAAGAACCATTAGAATCAGAATTTGCCTATTTTCGACCTGGTTTAATCCTATTCACTTATTTACACCTGGCCGCTGAGCCTGCATTAGCAAAAGCATTAACGGATAATAACGTAACTGCTATTGCATACGAAACTGTAGAAGTAAATCGTACATTACCTCTTCTTACTCCTATGAGTGAGGTAGCGGGAAGAATGGCATCTCAAATTGGCGCTCAGTTTTTAGAGAAGCCGAAAGGTGGAAGTGGCGTCTTACTCTCTGGTATTCCAGGAGTGTCTAGAGGGAAAGTAACCGTTATAGGAGGTGGCGTCGTAGGTACAAATGCTGCTAAGATTGCAATGGGTCTTGGAGCTGATGTAACGATTATCGATTTAAGTCCAGATCGCCTTCGACAGATTGATGATATGTTTGGGAACGCCATTAATACATTAATGTCTAACCCACTTAATATTGATTACGCAGTGGCTCAATCTGACTTATTAATTGGTGCTGTATTAATTCCTGGTGCAAAGGCTCCTAAATTAGTCACCGAAGAAATGATCAAAAAGATGAAGCCAGGCTCCGTTGTCGTTGACGTAGCAATCGATCAAGGTGGAATAATTGAGACTGTAGATCGAATTACGACTCACGATGCACCTACGTATGTGAAGCATGATGTTGTTCACTATGCAGTTGCAAACATGCCAGGGGCTGTACCTAGAACCTCTACTATCGGATTAACAAATGTAACAGTTCCATATGCCCTTCAGATCGCGAATCTTGGCGTGGAACTTGCTGTTGAACGTATTCCTGCATTACTTAAGGGCGTTAATACTGCGAACGGTTTTATTACGTATGAAGCAGTTGCTAGAGATCTAGGATATTCGTACAAGCCTGTTGAAGAAGCATTGACGATTACACACTAA